CCCGCGGCTCCCTTGCCACACTGGCGCAGCTTGAAGAGCTCAACCCGAAGCTGGCCAAAGACCCACTGAAGTTCAACGCACCCCAACTGGTGACGGTGCCCGACATCTTCCCCAGCTTCACCATGAACAAACTGTCCATGATCGCCATCGGCGAGCTGTGGTGGCTCAAATCCGGCACCTACCGCAACCAGGTGCAAAACCTCACGCAGTTCTACCAGCCCCTGGATCTCATCGGCGAGTGGAACCGCGGCTACGGCAAACGCGGCTTCCTGCAATACCAATTCGTGGTGCCACGCGAAGCCGTCGAACCATTCAAAGACATCGTCCGCGACATCCAAAGCTCCGGGCACTACTCAGCACTCAATGTGTTCAAACTCTTCGGCGAAGGCAACAAAGCCCCGCTTTCCTACCCCATGCCCGGCTGGAACGTCTGCGTCGACTTCCCCATCAAACCCGGCCTCGGTGACTTCCTCGACGACCTCGACAAGCGCGTCATGGAATTCGGCGGCCGCCTCTACCTGGCCAAAGAATCCCGCACCTCGGCCGAAAACTTCCACAAGATGTACCCCGAGATGCAAAGCTGGCTCGAAACGCGACGCAAGATCGACCCCACCGGCGTATTCGCATCCGACATGTCCCGCCGACTCGAACTCAACTAGAAAGGCCACCACATGCTCAACGCTGTAGGACAAGCCCAAAACATCCTCCTGCTCGGCGGCACCTCCGAAATCGGACTCGCCATCGTCGAAGCCTTCCTCGACCGCGGCCCCGCCAACGTCACCCTCGCCGCCCGCGAAAACTCCCCCCGCATCGACGACGCCAAAGCACAACTCGAAGCCAAAGGCGGCACCGTCGAAATCTTGCCTTTCGACGCCACCGACTTCGAAACACACCCCGAAACCATCGACCTCGCCTTCTCCAACGGCGACGTCGACATCGCCATCGTCGCCTTCGGCACCCTCGGCGACCAAGAAGCCCTCTGGCAAGACCAAAAACTCGCCGTCGAAAGCGCCCAAACCAACTACACCGCCCCCGTATCCCTCGGCGTACTGCTCGGCGAAAAATTCAAAGCACAAGGCCACGGCACCATCGTCGCCCTATCCTCAGTCGCAGGCCAACGCGTACGCCGCTCCAACTTCGTCTACGGCGCATCCAAAGCAGGCATGGACGGCTTCTACATCAACCTAGGAGAAGCACTCCGCGACCACGGCGTCAACGTCCTCGTCGTCCGACCCGGCCAAGTCCGCACCAAAATGTCCGCCGACGCCGGCGAAGCACCACTGACCGTCAACCGCGAAGACGTCGCCAACGCCACCGTCAAAGCAGTCCTCGACGGCAAACAATCCATCTACGTCCACCCACTGTTCGAATACGTCACACTCGCATTCAAATTCATCCCACAAAGCATCTTCAGAAAGCTGCCTTTCTAAAACGGCGGTGGCCTGTGGGAAACTAACAGGCATGAACGACGCGAAACACACCCCCCATCTTCTAGATATATGTCTAGCAGGAGTGGGGGGTGCGCTTATTGCCCTGATCGGCTGGTTTGCCTTCCACACCACCAACCTCCCTTCCTTCGGCACCTCCAACGTGATGCGCGCTTTGGCCACTGGCGCGGTGGTGTTGGTGATTGTTGTGGCTGTTTTGTTGGTGACGTGGGGCCGGGGGCATGCGCGCCCAAAGTGGGTGCGTTTTGCGGCCGTGGTGTTTGCGTATGTGACGCCGGCGCTGGTGGTGTTGGCGACGTTGGCGATTCCGCTATCTGGCACGAAGCTGTATCTCGGAGGGCTCAACGTTGATCAGGAGTTCCGCACGCAGTATCTGACTCGTTTGGCTGATTCGCCTGAGCTTTCAGATATGAACTACTTTGGGCTGCCGGCTTTTTACCCGGCGGGTTGGTTCTGGTTAGGCGGACGGTTTGCTTCGTTGCTGGGCATGGCTGGTTGGGAAGCGTTCCAGCCGTGGGCCATTGTGTCGATGGCGGCTGCGGCGTGCGTTTTGGTGCCGGTGTGGCGCAAAATCAGTGGCAGTTTGGCCGTTGGCGTCACCATCGCGGTGATCAGCACGATCATCGTGCTGATCATGAACGCTGAAGAACCGTATGCAGCAATCGTGGCATTGGGCGTGCCGGCTGCTGCCGTGTTGGCAGGCCGCGGCATGCGCGGTTCGCGCTGGTCGCTTATTGGTTTGAGCATTTATCTTGGCCTTTCGGCCACCATGTACACGCTGTACACCGTGATCATTGCTGGCAGCGTGGTGATCATTGCGCTTGCCTATGCGCTCAAGCAGCGGAGTGTGAAGCCGGTGGGCAGGGTTGCTGTTGTTGGGGTGTGTTCGGTGTTGATGGCTTTGGTGGTCTGGCTTCCCTATCTTCTAGATATATCTCTAGAAGATAGGGGGGCGGCCGCGCACTATCTGCCGGAGGCCGGCACCACCGTCCCGTTGCCCATGTTCTCTCCGAGTGTGCTCGGTGTGTTGTGTTTGTTGGGTGTGTTGTGTGTGGTGGTGTGTTGGCGTGTGCCGGATGTGCGTGCGTTGGGGGTTGTGTTGGTGGCGTCGTATGGCTGGGTTGTGTTGTCGATGTTGGTGACGTTGTTGGGGACGACGTTGTTGGGTTTTCGTGTTGATGTGTTGGTGGCGTTGGTGTTGGCGACGTTGGGTGTTGTGGGTTTGGTGCGTGTGCATGAGCTTGGGGTGGAGAAGTTGGTGGGTTTTGTGCTGGCTTCGGCTGTGAGTGGGGGTGTGGTTGCTGTGTTGTCGTTGGGTGTGGTGGCGTATGCGCAGCAGGTGCCGGTGCGTAATTTTGAGGCGATTGATTTGGCCTATTCGACGACGGATGGTGCGGGGGAGCGTGCGGATCGTTTTCCGGCGAATTCGGCGAAGTGGTATCCGGAGGTTGATCGGGTGTTGCGTGAGGTTCCGAAGGAGCGTCGTGACACGATTGTGTTGACGGATGAGTTTGCGTTTTTGGCGTATTACCCGTATCGGGGTTTTCAGGCGTTTACGGCGCATTATGCGAATCCTTTGGGGCAGTTTGAGCGTCGTAATGCGGTGATTGAGCAGTGGGCGAATGATTCTTGGGGTTCGTTGTCGGATCCTTCTGCGTTTGCTGATGAGGTTGCGGCGGCGCCTTGGGCTGCGCCTGATGCGTTTGTGTTCCAGGCTGCTGAGGTCGATCAGGAGCAGGCGCAGCAGCGTGGTGGCTCGGAGGCTAGTGAGCAGGATGGTTGGGTGTTTGATTTGGCGGAGGATATTTATCCGAATTCGCCGAATGTGCGTTTTAGGGGTGTTGCTTTTAATCCGGAGGTCTTTTCGGAGGAGTTTTGGCGGGTGGAGCGTATTGGCCCTTATGTGGTGGTGCTCAAAAAGTAGGGGGGTGGTCTAGTAGACTGCTGGGTTGTGTCTACGTCGATCGCCAAACCACAGCCCTGGTTGAAACCCGTTGCCATAATCACTGGACTGTTGGGGTTTTTGCTCTTTGTGCTTACCCCTTTCTTGCCGGTGAACCAGACTCAGGCCTCGTTGCAGTGGCCTCAGGATGGCAACCTCAATTCGGTGAATGCTCCCTTGGAGAGCTATACGCCGGTTGATTTCCACGCCACGGTGCCGGTGAAGGCGGTTGACCAGGTGCGCGATGGGCAGTCCTTGTTGCTTTCCACCTTGCCTGCGGATAGCCCGAATGCCACGGCTCGTGGGCTGTTTGTGCGCACCTATGATGGCTCTTTAGAGGTGAGCAATCGCAGCCAGGTGCTGCTGCAGTTGAATAAGGATGAGATTGAAAAGCTTGATCCGAATGCTGTGATCAAGATTGATTCCACCTTTGATAGCACCACCGCCACGTTGCCGCAGGAGGCGAAGGCGAAGGGGGTGACGGTTGAGTCGGAGCAAAATGGTGATCACCGTCCGATTGTTTCGGGCGTGTACACCGAGCTAGAAGGTAATGCCTCCGCTTTGGAAAATGCGGGCCTCCAGGTAGACATGGAGATCAATTCGCGTTTTACCTCCACGCCGACGTGGGTGAAGACCCTTGCCATGTGGGTCGGTGCCTTCATGACGATTGCCTCGCTGATTTGTTTGGGGCTAATGGATCGCCTCGACGGCAAGAAGCACCCCATTGTGCTTGCCAGCAAGTCTTTGCGCCCGCGCCCGCTTGATGGCGTGGTGCTTGCGATCATCGCCTTCTGGTACATCTTTGGTGCCAATACCTCTGATGATGGCTTCATTTTGACCATGGCCAGGGCCTCGGATGATTCGGGCTATATGGCCAATTATTATCGCTGGTTCGGTGTGCCCGAATCGCCTTTCGGTGCGCCGTATTATGACCTTTTGGGTCTGATGGCCAAGGTGAGCACCGCTTCGGTGTGGATGCGTTTGCCTTCCTTGTTCGCGGCGATCGCTACGTGGTTTGTGCTCTCGCGCGATGTGTTGCCACGTTTGGGTAGCAGCATCGATGGGCGTCGAGTAGCGCACTGGACTGCGGCGTTTGTCATGCTCGCTTTCTGGCTGCCCTACAACAATGGTTTGCGCCCCGAGCCGATCATTGCGCTCGGAGCCCTGTTGACGTGGGTTTCTTTCGAGGTTGCCATAGCTAATCGACGCCTCCTGCCCGCCGCAATCGGCACGCTACTCGCAGCATTCACGCTGGCATGTGGCCCTACGGGCTTGATGGCAGTGGCCGCGTTGCTTGCAGCGCTTTCCGGTGTGATTCGCATCGTCTACCAGCGCACCAAACTCCTCGGCGGCAATACCTGGGCTTCGGTGGCCGCGATGGTGGCGCCGTTCCTCGCGGCAGGCACCGCGGTGCTGGTGGCCGTCTTTGGCGATCAAACTTTTGCCAGCGTGCGTGAATCCATCACCGTGCGCTCCGCCGTTGGCCCCTCCTTGGAGTGGTACAACGAGTACATCCGCTACAAGTCGCTATTCGAGCAAACCGTGGATGGTTCCTTCGCACGACGCTTCGCGGTGCTCATCGCCTTCATCTCCATCGTGGTGGTGCTGGCCTCCATGCTGCGCAACGATAAGGTCCCGGGCAGCAACAAGCTTCCGGCACAGCGACTGATGCTGATGATGCTGGGCACCTTGTTCTTCCTCATGTTCACCCCCACGAAGTGGACGCACCACTTCGGTGTGTGGGCAGGTATTGGCGCTGCACTGGCCGCACTTGCGGCGGTGGCAATGTCGCACATGGCCTTGCGTTCGGCGCGTTCGCGCACGCTGATGTTCGGTGCCATCCTCTTCGTCTTCGCCTTCACCCTCGCCGGCGTGAACGGCTGGTGGTACGTCTCCAGCTATGGCGTGCCCTGGTTTGATAAGACCATCCAGCTCAAGGGCATCGAGGCATCGACGGTCATGCTGGGCATCTCGCTGCTGGTGCTGTTTATTGGCACGATCCAAAGCTTCATTATCGACGTCCGCGCCACCCAGGCAGAAGAGCGTGGAGAAGATCCAAACGCTGTTCGACGCGGCAAGCTCGACCGCTTCCAAGGCCTGGCAGCAGCACCCATTGCCGTGGTGTGCATCCTGGCCGTGACCTTCCAGGTGCTCTCCTTTGGCAAGGCATTTGCTTCGCAATACCCCGCCTACTCTGTTGGCCTGGGCAATCTGAATGCGCTTCGTGGCCAAACCTGCGGCATGGCCGACTATGTGCTGATGGAAACGGACACCAATGAGTCCTTCTTAAAGCCAGTCGACGCCGACTTTAAGGATGCGATTGCCAGCGAGAAGCAAAACAACTTCGAGCCAGGCCGCGTGCCCCCAGTGCTGAACTCAGAAGAAGTCACCGGCGTATCAACCGCGCTTGCCAACGAGGTCTCTGATGAAGATACCGCGCTGGATGCGTCGACAAGCGTTGGTTTGAGAAAAGAAGAAGGCATCAACGGCTCCCGCGTACCCCTGCCCTTCGGGCTGGACTACAAGCGGGTGCCCGTTCTTGGCTCCTGGACCAATGGCGATCAGTACTACTCAGAAGCCATTAGTGACTGGTATGAGATGCCCGAACGCAGCGAAGACACACCACTGCTGGTGGTCAGCGCCGCCGGACGCATCGCACACACCGACATCAACGACATCGCCCAATACGGCCAAACCTTCGTCGCCGAATACGGACGCCGCGACGCCAACGGCGAAATCACCGAACTCGGCCAAGCCACCTTCGACGACCCAGGCCCGCGCCCAGTATGGCGCAACCTGCGACTCCCGCTCGACCAAATCCCCGTCGAAGCCAACGTCGTGCGCCTGCATGCCATCGACGCCAGCCTCGACCCCGACCAATGGATCGCCTTCACCCCGCCGCGCGTGCCCACCATGGACACCCTCAACAACGTCGTCGGCTCTGAAGCACCAGTGCTGATGGACTGGCAAGTACCCCTCCAATTCCCCTGCCAACGCCCCTTCGGCCACTACGCCGGCGTGATCGAAAACCCGCGCTACCGCATCTCACCCGACCACGTCGGACGCATCACCGGCTCCCGCTTCCAAGACGCCCTCGGCGGCGGCGCCCAAGGGCCAGTAGAAGCCATCGACAGCTCCTTCCAGCTACCCAGCTACGCCAAAGACGACTGGCGCCGCGACTGGGGCACCATCGAAATCTACAACCCCCGCACCAACGCAGAAGGCGAAGTACCAGCCAACGCAGAAATCCACACCGAAGAAATCACCCGCTCCGGCACCTGGACACCAGGGCTGATGAACATCAGCGTGGAATAGGCCTATAAGGCCAAAACAACGAGGCACCTGCTACACAAGCAGGTGCCTCTTCTAGATATATGGGCTTAGTTAAAGCGACGAAGCCTCAAGGAATTGCTCACCACAAACACCGAACTCAGCGCCATCGCGGCACCAGCAAACATCGGATTGAGCAAACCAAAGGCCGCCACCGGAATCAGCACCACGTTATAAGCGAAGGCCCAAAACAGGTTCGTTTTTATCGTGCGAAGCGTTGCCCGTGACAAACGGATGGCGTCGACAATGCCCCGCGGCTCAGAACGCATCAACGTAATATCCGAAGCCTCAATCGCCACATCCGTGCCCGCGCCCATAGCAATGCCCAGATCCGCCTGCGCAAGCGCCGCAGCATCATTCACGCCATCGCCAACCATCGCTACACGACGCCCCCGCTCCTGCAAATCACGCACCACACCGACCTTCTCGTCCGGCAACACCTGCGCCACCACATGCTCAATGCCAACCTCAGCAGCAACCGCACGCGCCGCGCCCTCATTATCACCAGTGAGCAAATAAGGCTCAAGACCCAACTGCTCAAGATCCCTCACGCTCTCAGCAGCCCCAGCCTTGACCTGATCAGCCACCACAATCACACCCGCCGGCTCATCATCCACATACGCCACCACAGCCGTGCCACCAGCGCGCTCAGCAGCATCAACCCACTCTTGCAACGCACCATCAGGGCGAGTCACCCGAACCCTATGGCCATCGACCACACCAGAGACACCACGGCCAGGCGAACTAGAGAAATCGCTCACCGGCAGGGAAGTGGTGGAAGCTTCGACGATGGCGCGGGCGATGGGGTGCTCCGACCCCCTCTCCACTGCTGCACATATATCTAGAAGATGGGGGGTGTTGAGATCGTGGACCTCGACCACCTTCATCCGCCCCTCAGTCACCGTCCCCGTCTTATCCATCACGATGGTGTCGATGTTGCGGGCGGATTCGAGTACGTCGGGGCCTTTGATGAGTAGGCCTTGTTGTGCGCCGCGTCCGGTGCCGACGAGCAGGGCGGTGGGGGTGGCGAGTCCGAGTGCGCAGGGGCAGGCGATGATGAGTACGGCGACGGCTGCGGCGAAAGCGTCGCTGGTTTGGGCGCCGCTGGCCAGTTGTGCGATGAGTGTGACAGCGGCGATGGCGATGACGATGGGGACGAAGACTTGGGCGATTTTGTCGACGAGTTTTTGTACCGGCGCTTTTTGAGCTTGGGCGTCGGCGACGAGTTTGGCCATGGAGGCAAGGGTGGTGTCGCTGCCGACGCGGGTGGCTTCGACGATGAGCCGTCCGGAGGTATTCAGCGTGGCGCCGGTGACGTTGTCGCCTTCGGAGACTTCCACTGGCACTGATTCGCCGGTGATCATCGATTCGTCCACGGCGGAGGCGCCTTCGATGATGCGGCCGTCGGTGGCGATTTTTTCGCCGGGGCGCACCACAAAACGATCGCCCTTTGCTAGCTTTTCGACGGGCACGCGCTGCTCTTTGCCGTCGACAAGCACTGCTGCTTCCTTGGCCCCCATGTTGAGCAGGGTGCGCAGCGCTTCTGAGCTTTTGCCCTTGGCTCGCGTCTCAAACCAGCGGCCGAGCAGCAAGAACACGATCACCATCGCCGCGGATTCGAGATAAATCTCGTCCATCTGGTTGTGGCTATGCGCCGAGAGGCTCATGTGCATGCGCATGCCGGGCTCGCCGGCGTTGCCCAGGAATAGCGCCCACACCGACCACAGGTAGGCAGCCGAAGTGCCCATGGAAATGAGCGTGTCCATGGTGAAAGAGCCATGGCGTAAGTTTTGCAGCGCAGCCTTATGAAACGGCATCCCTCCATAGAAGAACACGCCACTGGCCAGCGCGAAGCACAACCACTGCCAGTTATCGAACTGCAGCGAAGAAATCATCGACATGGCAAACACCGGCAGCGCCATGATCGCCGAGATGATCAGACGCTTCTTCAGCTCAGCGGCGTGCTCATCGCGAGCAGCATCAGTTGCCGAAGCATCGCCAGCATCGGCGCCACCATCGGCATCGGCGTCGCCACCGATAGTGAAGGCGTCATACCCTGCGCCGCGGATGACGTCGACAAGCGAATCAACATTGACCAAATCGGGGTCGAAACGCACATGGGCGCTCTCCGTAGCGAAATTAACGCTGGCATCAACGCCATCCACCTTGTTCAACTTCCGCTCAACACGGCCAGAACACGAGGTGCACGTCATGCCCGTGACACCCAAATCAACCTCAGAAGTACTCATCAACTCACCTTTCTTCTACATAGGCACCAACGGGCAACACCAGCTCGCTATTCCAAAAAAAGTGCCACCGCCGAAGCGATGGCACCGAAAAACAACAGCACTAAGCCAGGGAATACCCGGCCTCTTCAACCGCAGCGCGAATATCAGCATCAGTGAAATCTTCACCAGTCACAGTCACGCGACCGGACTCTAAATCAACATCCACGCCCTGAGCGCCGTCGACCTCTTCAATTTCTTCCTTGACGGAGGCGACGCAGTGCTGGCAGGTCATGCCAGAAACGGTGTAGCTCTTGGTCATTTCCTCTCCCTTCTAGATATATATGTAGAAGATAGTACTACCGGTGGGGGAATAGCTCAGGCATAGCTAAGGTTGGCACTAGTGCAAGCAAATATCTAGAAGGAGAGATCTATGGCAACGATCGATGTAACTGAAGACACTTTTGAGCAGACGGTGACCCAAGACGGCATTGTGTTGGTTGATGCGTGGGCGTCTTGGTGCGGTCCGTGCCGTGCGTTTGCGCCGACGTTTGAGAAGGCTTCTGAGCAGCATCCGGATGCGGTGTTTGCGAAGTTAGATACTGAGGCTCATCAGGGTTTGGCTGCTGCGTTGCAGATTCAGTCGATTCCGACGCTGATGGTCTTCCGCGATGGGATTTTGGTGTTCCGTGAGGCTGGTGCTTTGCCGCCGGCTGCGTTGGAGGATCTGATTTCGCAGGTCAAGGATTTGGATATGGAGGATGTGAAGCGTCAGATTGCTGAGCAACAGCAGGGCTAATCTGCGCTGTTTTTTGGGGCCATGGCCTGCGTACACTGGGATAAGAATTGTGTTGTCTTACTCTAAGGACGTGTGCCATGGCTCATCCTTTTGCTAAGGGCTGGAAGTATTTGACTGCATCGTTGGATCGCAAGATTGAAGAAAACGCGGATCCTTTGGTGCAGATTCAGCAGGCTAGCGACGCTGCGCATGAGCAGCATGAGGCGGTTCGTCGTCAAGCGACTGAGGTCATTGGGAATAAGAATCAGCTTGAGATGAAGTTGCACCGTCTGTTGGGGGAGCAGGAGCAGTTGGTGCAGAAGGCTCGGCAGGCTTTGGAGTTGGCTGGGCAGGCCGCGGATCCGGGGGATGTGCGTGAGCTGGAGCAGGCCGCGGAGATTTATGCCACGCAATTGGTCAGTGTGGAGCAAGAGCTTGAGCGCACGCAGCAATTGCATGGTCAGGCTGAGGCTGCGGCGAAGGAGGCGAGTGCCCAGGTGCAGCAGTCGGAGGCGCGTTTGCGTGAGCAGATGGCGCAGATTGAGCAGCTTCGTTCGCAGGTTCAGCAGACCAAGATGCAGGAGGCTTCGGCGGCGACGGTGCAGCAGATGCAGCAGGTGGATCCGGATCGGGATGTGCCGACTTTGGATCAGGTGCGTGAGAAAATTGAGCGTCGTTATGCCAATGCTTTGGGCGCGCAGGAGCTTACTCAGCACACCATGCAGGATCGCATGGCTGAGATTGAGGCCAATGCCACGGATTTCAAAGCGCAGCAGCGCCTCGATGCGCTTCGGGCCGAATTGGGCCAGGGTGCTGGCGAGAAGCGCCAATTAGAACAGCCCGATGCTCAGCCGGAGCAGTGATATTGGGCATTGCTTAGAACATGCGAACACCCCGTGGCGTTTGGGTATCAGTGCAGCGCCACGGGGTGTTGCTTTAGGGTGTTTAGCCGCCGTTGTTATTGAGCAGCACGCCTCGGATTCCGGAGTGGAAGCCATCGCGTAGGCCTACTCGCTGGGATTCGGTAAGCGTGTATTCGTGCAGTGTTTCGCAGGCGAATTGCAGCAGGGGACGGTCGATTTCTGGGGGCAGTCCGCCGCCTGAGAGCAGGTGGGCGGAATC
This window of the Corynebacterium pseudopelargi genome carries:
- a CDS encoding decaprenylphospho-beta-D-erythro-pentofuranosid-2-ulose 2-reductase, yielding MLNAVGQAQNILLLGGTSEIGLAIVEAFLDRGPANVTLAARENSPRIDDAKAQLEAKGGTVEILPFDATDFETHPETIDLAFSNGDVDIAIVAFGTLGDQEALWQDQKLAVESAQTNYTAPVSLGVLLGEKFKAQGHGTIVALSSVAGQRVRRSNFVYGASKAGMDGFYINLGEALRDHGVNVLVVRPGQVRTKMSADAGEAPLTVNREDVANATVKAVLDGKQSIYVHPLFEYVTLAFKFIPQSIFRKLPF
- a CDS encoding arabinofuranosyltransferase gives rise to the protein MNDAKHTPHLLDICLAGVGGALIALIGWFAFHTTNLPSFGTSNVMRALATGAVVLVIVVAVLLVTWGRGHARPKWVRFAAVVFAYVTPALVVLATLAIPLSGTKLYLGGLNVDQEFRTQYLTRLADSPELSDMNYFGLPAFYPAGWFWLGGRFASLLGMAGWEAFQPWAIVSMAAAACVLVPVWRKISGSLAVGVTIAVISTIIVLIMNAEEPYAAIVALGVPAAAVLAGRGMRGSRWSLIGLSIYLGLSATMYTLYTVIIAGSVVIIALAYALKQRSVKPVGRVAVVGVCSVLMALVVWLPYLLDISLEDRGAAAHYLPEAGTTVPLPMFSPSVLGVLCLLGVLCVVVCWRVPDVRALGVVLVASYGWVVLSMLVTLLGTTLLGFRVDVLVALVLATLGVVGLVRVHELGVEKLVGFVLASAVSGGVVAVLSLGVVAYAQQVPVRNFEAIDLAYSTTDGAGERADRFPANSAKWYPEVDRVLREVPKERRDTIVLTDEFAFLAYYPYRGFQAFTAHYANPLGQFERRNAVIEQWANDSWGSLSDPSAFADEVAAAPWAAPDAFVFQAAEVDQEQAQQRGGSEASEQDGWVFDLAEDIYPNSPNVRFRGVAFNPEVFSEEFWRVERIGPYVVVLKK
- a CDS encoding arabinosyltransferase domain-containing protein produces the protein MSTSIAKPQPWLKPVAIITGLLGFLLFVLTPFLPVNQTQASLQWPQDGNLNSVNAPLESYTPVDFHATVPVKAVDQVRDGQSLLLSTLPADSPNATARGLFVRTYDGSLEVSNRSQVLLQLNKDEIEKLDPNAVIKIDSTFDSTTATLPQEAKAKGVTVESEQNGDHRPIVSGVYTELEGNASALENAGLQVDMEINSRFTSTPTWVKTLAMWVGAFMTIASLICLGLMDRLDGKKHPIVLASKSLRPRPLDGVVLAIIAFWYIFGANTSDDGFILTMARASDDSGYMANYYRWFGVPESPFGAPYYDLLGLMAKVSTASVWMRLPSLFAAIATWFVLSRDVLPRLGSSIDGRRVAHWTAAFVMLAFWLPYNNGLRPEPIIALGALLTWVSFEVAIANRRLLPAAIGTLLAAFTLACGPTGLMAVAALLAALSGVIRIVYQRTKLLGGNTWASVAAMVAPFLAAGTAVLVAVFGDQTFASVRESITVRSAVGPSLEWYNEYIRYKSLFEQTVDGSFARRFAVLIAFISIVVVLASMLRNDKVPGSNKLPAQRLMLMMLGTLFFLMFTPTKWTHHFGVWAGIGAALAALAAVAMSHMALRSARSRTLMFGAILFVFAFTLAGVNGWWYVSSYGVPWFDKTIQLKGIEASTVMLGISLLVLFIGTIQSFIIDVRATQAEERGEDPNAVRRGKLDRFQGLAAAPIAVVCILAVTFQVLSFGKAFASQYPAYSVGLGNLNALRGQTCGMADYVLMETDTNESFLKPVDADFKDAIASEKQNNFEPGRVPPVLNSEEVTGVSTALANEVSDEDTALDASTSVGLRKEEGINGSRVPLPFGLDYKRVPVLGSWTNGDQYYSEAISDWYEMPERSEDTPLLVVSAAGRIAHTDINDIAQYGQTFVAEYGRRDANGEITELGQATFDDPGPRPVWRNLRLPLDQIPVEANVVRLHAIDASLDPDQWIAFTPPRVPTMDTLNNVVGSEAPVLMDWQVPLQFPCQRPFGHYAGVIENPRYRISPDHVGRITGSRFQDALGGGAQGPVEAIDSSFQLPSYAKDDWRRDWGTIEIYNPRTNAEGEVPANAEIHTEEITRSGTWTPGLMNISVE
- a CDS encoding heavy metal translocating P-type ATPase is translated as MSTSEVDLGVTGMTCTSCSGRVERKLNKVDGVDASVNFATESAHVRFDPDLVNVDSLVDVIRGAGYDAFTIGGDADADGGADAGDASATDAARDEHAAELKKRLIISAIMALPVFAMSMISSLQFDNWQWLCFALASGVFFYGGMPFHKAALQNLRHGSFTMDTLISMGTSAAYLWSVWALFLGNAGEPGMRMHMSLSAHSHNQMDEIYLESAAMVIVFLLLGRWFETRAKGKSSEALRTLLNMGAKEAAVLVDGKEQRVPVEKLAKGDRFVVRPGEKIATDGRIIEGASAVDESMITGESVPVEVSEGDNVTGATLNTSGRLIVEATRVGSDTTLASMAKLVADAQAQKAPVQKLVDKIAQVFVPIVIAIAAVTLIAQLASGAQTSDAFAAAVAVLIIACPCALGLATPTALLVGTGRGAQQGLLIKGPDVLESARNIDTIVMDKTGTVTEGRMKVVEVHDLNTPHLLDICAAVERGSEHPIARAIVEASTTSLPVSDFSSSPGRGVSGVVDGHRVRVTRPDGALQEWVDAAERAGGTAVVAYVDDEPAGVIVVADQVKAGAAESVRDLEQLGLEPYLLTGDNEGAARAVAAEVGIEHVVAQVLPDEKVGVVRDLQERGRRVAMVGDGVNDAAALAQADLGIAMGAGTDVAIEASDITLMRSEPRGIVDAIRLSRATLRTIKTNLFWAFAYNVVLIPVAAFGLLNPMFAGAAMALSSVFVVSNSLRLRRFN
- a CDS encoding heavy-metal-associated domain-containing protein; this translates as MTKSYTVSGMTCQHCVASVKEEIEEVDGAQGVDVDLESGRVTVTGEDFTDADIRAAVEEAGYSLA
- the trxA gene encoding thioredoxin, producing the protein MATIDVTEDTFEQTVTQDGIVLVDAWASWCGPCRAFAPTFEKASEQHPDAVFAKLDTEAHQGLAAALQIQSIPTLMVFRDGILVFREAGALPPAALEDLISQVKDLDMEDVKRQIAEQQQG
- a CDS encoding PspA/IM30 family protein → MAHPFAKGWKYLTASLDRKIEENADPLVQIQQASDAAHEQHEAVRRQATEVIGNKNQLEMKLHRLLGEQEQLVQKARQALELAGQAADPGDVRELEQAAEIYATQLVSVEQELERTQQLHGQAEAAAKEASAQVQQSEARLREQMAQIEQLRSQVQQTKMQEASAATVQQMQQVDPDRDVPTLDQVREKIERRYANALGAQELTQHTMQDRMAEIEANATDFKAQQRLDALRAELGQGAGEKRQLEQPDAQPEQ